Sequence from the Desulfatiglans anilini DSM 4660 genome:
TGTCTCCTTTTTCCCTGCGCCGTCTCCATCATGTGGCCGCCGGAAATTCAGTGTTCGGGTCTTTTCCGGGTGGAGCTTCAGCCCATACTTGCCGAATCTTTTCGGAAGTACCGCCATCACGCGTTCCGCATCCTCCTGGCATTCGAATACCAGCAGGGCATCATCCGCGAACCTCACCATGAAGGCTTTCCCTCTCATGCGGGGCTTCACCGTTGTCTCGAACCATTTATCCAGCACTTCGTGAAGGTAGACGTTGCTGAGGCACGGGGAAATCACTCCTCCCTGTGGAACCCCACTTTCTGGATACGTGATCTGATGCTGCTCCATCACGCCGGCATTCAGCCACTTTCCGATGAGACGCACAAACACACCATCGCGTACCCGTCGGCGAAAAATCTCCTGCAACTGACTATGATCGATGGTATCGAAGTATTTGCGGATATCCAAATCAATGATATACCCGCCTTCCATCTCCATCAGGCCTTCCCTGATTGTCTTTATGGCCTGGTGAGCAGACCGACCCGGTCTGAATCCATAGGAGCAGTCCAGGAAGTCCTGCTCATAGACTGGTTCGAGAGCCATCGCCACCGCCCTTTGAAGGACCTTATCTTCAAAAGTCGGGATCCCGATCGGGCGTGTTTCTTTGCCCTTTGCATCCTTCGGGATGTGTACCCGCTTCACAGCCGGCGCCCGGTACCTGCCAGACTTCGCTTGGTCCATCAGATTCCGGAGATTGTCTTCCAGACTTTCTCCATAGTCCTTTGCTGTCTGTCCATCTATTCCGAGGGCACCATCCTTGCGGGTCCTGCGGTACGCTTCCCTTAACCACTCCAGATCCATATAGTGGGAAAGGTTCATTGCCATATCCGGAGCCTCTTTCGCCATTTCCGCTATACGTCTTTGTTTCGTTGAGACATGATCAAACTTCGACATGTTTGCTGTCTTTCCCTTGGACGTTTCCATGACCCGACATCCCGCTTCCCTCCGTTGGGTCCCTCGGACTGGTTCCCCAACTTCGCAGGTACTACCAGGATGCTCCGACTTCCTGCCGCTCGTCCCGCCTCACTTCGTTTTCCTTACGCTCGGCGGTACCTTCCGGCACGGTCTTATTTGCTCCCCCGCAGTGCTCCGTGCCGCCCCGCGAGGGCCAGGGTTTGTTTGCCCGGTACCCTCCCGGGAGTGTTACGAAAGGAGACGGCAGGATCTCCCAGGTTCCCGGGAAACCCTTGTACGCTCGCCCTGCTCTACGACCCCGGTAGGCCGGCTGTATCTCGCCGTTATCGATATAGCCGATGCTGCCATCCGATTCAGATAACATCGTTGGCCCTACAAACTCGTGATTTCGTGGCTCAATTACACAGCTCGCGCACTCGCTGTCTACGCTTGGCGGCTGGGTTACCCTTCCCCGCCCAAGACTCGCTTTGCGGCCTGCTGGCTAGGCTTTGGCCGTGTGGGGCTTTCACCCACTGGGTTTCGTTCTCAAGTTTCAAGAAGGCATCGGATTCCTCCTTTCCTCTCGATCCAGGCTTGGCCTGGCGCAATAGCCGATCACAGGGGGTGCATTTTCCCTTAACCCAAGTTTGCCATTTTTTCTAAAAGCTGATATTTCAGCATGTTAGTCGATTTTATCGTCACTACTTATTTTACGGTCACGATTTTTTTCGGCATGGGGACGTCCTTTAGTCGCAGGTGCTGATAGATTTCCTGATGTTCGGGTTCAGCTCTGCTACAGAGACGCAGATGCTTGCGGTGGACCGTATCCTGTTCTTTGACATTGAACTCGATGGTCAGGCGTTGGTGGGTCGAGAGGATATCTCGGACAGTGAGCCATGAACGATGGTCGCCACACTGGCGCAGCTTATGTTCAATGACGTGCAGGATGTGG
This genomic interval carries:
- the ltrA gene encoding group II intron reverse transcriptase/maturase encodes the protein METSKGKTANMSKFDHVSTKQRRIAEMAKEAPDMAMNLSHYMDLEWLREAYRRTRKDGALGIDGQTAKDYGESLEDNLRNLMDQAKSGRYRAPAVKRVHIPKDAKGKETRPIGIPTFEDKVLQRAVAMALEPVYEQDFLDCSYGFRPGRSAHQAIKTIREGLMEMEGGYIIDLDIRKYFDTIDHSQLQEIFRRRVRDGVFVRLIGKWLNAGVMEQHQITYPESGVPQGGVISPCLSNVYLHEVLDKWFETTVKPRMRGKAFMVRFADDALLVFECQEDAERVMAVLPKRFGKYGLKLHPEKTRTLNFRRPHDGDGAGKKETFNFLGFTHFWAKSRRGFWVIKRKTAKDRLARSLKRLSVWLRRVRHWPIAEQHKMLSTKMRGHIQYFGIKGNTPALSRFIFLAREIWHKWLGRRSHKAKRRWDWFNELAKRFPLPKPTVAHQC